A genomic segment from Camarhynchus parvulus chromosome 7, STF_HiC, whole genome shotgun sequence encodes:
- the LOC115905767 gene encoding putative methyltransferase DDB_G0268948 isoform X2 yields MATQMFEGRGHAAIYQKYRFAPGKELQQTILSYLREKKAIPAELAVDVGCGSGQGTHFLGEHFKKVVGTDISEAQIQEAKATPCMPNISYLVCPAEELPFPAGSVDVLTSFTAAHWFQLERFAREAQRVLRPGGCVAISTYTLDMSLRHGQCSQQLTRVFRECWDEILKYSNDKVKYVLDDYKAIFEALPFPDKKRITDIYDPIPMTVEGVVGYMESTSSYQTFKKNDPTAATSLLQETEKRNDTWERKATAVGNRSPSCPTRM; encoded by the exons ATGGCCACCCAGATGTTCGAGGGCCGAGGGCATGCAGCCATCTACCAGAAATACAGGTTTGCACCGggcaaagagctgcagcagaccATCCTCTCCTACCTGCGGGAAAAG AAGGCCATCCCTGCGGAGCTGGCGGTGGATGTTGGCTGTGGCTCTGGACAAGGCACCCACTTCCTTGGGGAGCACTTCAAGAAGGTGGTGGGCACAGACATCAGTGAAGCACAGATCCAGGAGGCCAAGGCCACCCCCTGCATGCCCAACATCTCCTACCT tgtgTGCCCGGCGGAGGAGCTGCCGTTCCCGGCGGGCTCCGTGGACGTGCTGACCTCGTTCACGGCCGCGCACTGGTTCCAGCTGGAGCGCTTCGCGCGTGAGGCTCAGCGCGTGCTGCGGCCCGGCGGCTGCGTGGCCATCAGCACCTACACCCTGGACATGAGCCTGCGCCACGggcagtgctcccagcagctcaccAGAGTCTTCAGGGAG TGCTGggatgagattttaaaatactcaaaTGATAAAGTAAAATATGTCTTGGATGACTACAAAGCAATCTTTGAGGCCTTGCCGTTCCCAGACAAGAAGAG AATCACTGATATCTATGACCCAATTCCCATGACTGTTGAGGGTGTGGTTGGTTACATGGAGTCCACCTCTTCATATCAAACCTTTAAGAAGAATGACCCTACAGCTGCAACATCCCTCCtccaagagacagaaaagag AAATGACACCTGGGAGAGAAAAGCCACAGCCGTGGGAAACAGGAGCCCAAGCTGTCCCACGAGGATGTGA
- the LOC115905767 gene encoding putative methyltransferase DDB_G0268948 isoform X1, protein MATQMFEGRGHAAIYQKYRFAPGKELQQTILSYLREKKAIPAELAVDVGCGSGQGTHFLGEHFKKVVGTDISEAQIQEAKATPCMPNISYLVCPAEELPFPAGSVDVLTSFTAAHWFQLERFAREAQRVLRPGGCVAISTYTLDMSLRHGQCSQQLTRVFRECWDEILKYSNDKVKYVLDDYKAIFEALPFPDKKRITDIYDPIPMTVEGVVGYMESTSSYQTFKKNDPTAATSLLQETEKRMLETMGVSSRETPVEFLVRHVCVLGCKGC, encoded by the exons ATGGCCACCCAGATGTTCGAGGGCCGAGGGCATGCAGCCATCTACCAGAAATACAGGTTTGCACCGggcaaagagctgcagcagaccATCCTCTCCTACCTGCGGGAAAAG AAGGCCATCCCTGCGGAGCTGGCGGTGGATGTTGGCTGTGGCTCTGGACAAGGCACCCACTTCCTTGGGGAGCACTTCAAGAAGGTGGTGGGCACAGACATCAGTGAAGCACAGATCCAGGAGGCCAAGGCCACCCCCTGCATGCCCAACATCTCCTACCT tgtgTGCCCGGCGGAGGAGCTGCCGTTCCCGGCGGGCTCCGTGGACGTGCTGACCTCGTTCACGGCCGCGCACTGGTTCCAGCTGGAGCGCTTCGCGCGTGAGGCTCAGCGCGTGCTGCGGCCCGGCGGCTGCGTGGCCATCAGCACCTACACCCTGGACATGAGCCTGCGCCACGggcagtgctcccagcagctcaccAGAGTCTTCAGGGAG TGCTGggatgagattttaaaatactcaaaTGATAAAGTAAAATATGTCTTGGATGACTACAAAGCAATCTTTGAGGCCTTGCCGTTCCCAGACAAGAAGAG AATCACTGATATCTATGACCCAATTCCCATGACTGTTGAGGGTGTGGTTGGTTACATGGAGTCCACCTCTTCATATCAAACCTTTAAGAAGAATGACCCTACAGCTGCAACATCCCTCCtccaagagacagaaaagag GATGCTGGAGACAATGGGAGTTTCCTCTCGTGAGACCCCGGTGGAGTTCTTGGTGAGGCACGTCTGTGTGCTGGGGTGCAAGGGGTGCTGA
- the MREG gene encoding LOW QUALITY PROTEIN: melanoregulin (The sequence of the model RefSeq protein was modified relative to this genomic sequence to represent the inferred CDS: inserted 1 base in 1 codon) translates to MGLRAWLRSLGCCGCCGGEAAAPEKEPLLSNNNPYTSFGATLARDEEQNLXSTPHDVTHTEADDDRVLYNMIVVRNQLDKDSEEWQKLNYDIYTLRQTRKEVRSRWKHILEDLGFQKEADSLLSVTKLSIISDSQNMSKARDILLKLSEETNIFPTSWELSERYLFVVDRLIALDAADEFFKMASVVYPKRPGGDRLDEGPRALQSVPTVP, encoded by the exons ATGGGGCTGCGGGCCTGGCTGCGATCGCTCggctgctgcggctgctgcggcggggaggcggcggcgccggAGAAGGAgcccctgctcag taACAACAATCCCTACACGTCGTTCGGGGCCACGCTGGCGCGGGATGAGGAGCAGAACC TGAGCACGCCCCACGACGTGACCCACACCGAGGCCGACGACGACCGCGTGCTCTACAACATGATCGTGGTCAGGAACCAGCTGGACAAGGACTCAGAg GAGTGGCAGAAGCTCAACTATGACATTTACACTTTACGGCAGACCCGGAAAGAAGTGAGGAGCAGGTGGAAACACATTTTGGAGGATTTAG GTTTCCAGAAGGAAGCAGATTCCCTCTTGTCAGTGACCAAACTCAGCATCATCAGTGACTCTCAGAACATGAGCAAAGCCCGGGACATCTTGTTAAAGCTCTCAGAGGAGACCAACATCTTCCCCACCAGCTGGGAGCTTTCTGAGCGCTACCTCTTTGTGGTG GACCGCCTCATCGCCCTGGACGCCGCCGATGAGTTCTTCAAGATGGCCAGCGTGGTGTACCCCAAGCGGCCCGGCGGGGACCGGCTGGACGAGGGACCCCGGGCCCTGCAGAGCGTCCCCACGGTGCCCTGA